From Amycolatopsis sp. WQ 127309:
CCCGCGCGGCCGCGGCCAAGGCGTAGGAGTTGACGTCGTAGACCTGCCCGACCGACGGCGTCCGGTCGATGTCGACCAGCTCGTCGCCGACCGACACGATCGAGACCCGCGGCCGCGGGTAGACCAGCACCTTCGCCCGGCCGACCGCGGCGAGCAGGCCGACCTGCGCCGACCCGATCGTGTCGCCGCTGCGGACGGCGACGTCGCCGATCTGGACGTCCTCACCGGCCCGCCGCACGTACCCCGCCGACGGCACCGAGCGGTGCACGGTGACCTTGGCCTGGTGCCCGTCGGTGTAGGCGAGCGGCACGACGGCGTCGGCCAGCGTCGGCAGCGGCGCGCCGGTGTCGACGCGCACCGCCTGCCCCGGCTGGAGCCGTCGCGGCTGGCGCGAGCCCGCCGCGATCTCGCCGACCACCGGCAGCTGCACCGGCTCCTGCCCGGCCGTGCGCACGTCGACGCTGCGCACCGCATACCCGTCGACCGCCGCCTGGTCGAACCCGGGCAGCGCGTGCTCGGCGACCACCTCCTCGGCGCAGAGCAGCCCCTGGGCCTCGGAGATCGCCACCCGCACCGGCCGGGGCCGGACGGCGGCGTCCAGCGTCATCGCGATCTGCGACTCGACCGAACGGAACTCGGCCTCCTCGTCCTCGGCCACTTCAGGCCGCGCCTCGTCGAGGGATTCCGTCATGGGCGATCTGTCCCGATCCGTTCCGTCAGCCACGCCCGTAAAGATGGACCGTACTCGGGCGTTTCAAGCGCGAAATCGACCGCGGCGCGCAGGAAACCACCCGGATTCCCCAGGTCGTGACGTCCGCCACGGTGCACGACGATGTGCACGGGGTGTCCTTCGGTGATCAGGAGCGCGACCGCGTCGGTCAGCTGGAGCTCGCCGCCGGAGCCCGGGGTGATGCGCTTCAGCGCGTCGAAGATCGCCCGGTCGAGCAGGTAGCGGCCGGCCGCGGCGAAGGTCGACGGCGCGTCCTCCGGCTTCGGCTTCTCGACCATGCCGTGCACCTGCTTGACGTCGTCCTCGCCGGTGTCGCTGACGTCGAAGACGCCGTACGGCGAGATCTCGGCCTTCGGGATGTCGAACGCGCAGAGCACGCTGCCGCCGTGCTTGGCCCGCACCTCGCTCATCCGCTCGAGCACACCGGCCGGCAGCACGATGTCGTCCGGCAGCAGCACCGCGACGGCCTCGTCCTCGGGCGTCAGGTTCGGCTCGGCCTGCGCGACGGCGTGGCCGAGGCCGAGGGCCTGCTCCTGGATGGCGGTCTCGACGGCCAGCAGAGCGGGACCGCGCCGGACCTTCGCCAGCAGCTCGGTCTTGCCCTTGGCCTCGAGGTTCGCCTCCAGCTCGGGCTGCTCCTCGAAGTACTTGACGACGGCTTCCTTGCCCGGCGAGGTCACGATGACCAGGCGTTCCGCGCCGGCGGCCGCGGCCTCGGCCGCGACCAGCTCGATCCCCGGTGTGTCCACCACGGGCAGGAGTTCCTTGGGCACGGCCTTCGTCGCCGGCAGGAAGCGTGTACCGAGCCCGGCGGCAGGCACGATGGCGGTTCTGAACGTCTTGGAGGTTGCGGCGCCCGTCATGGGCGCAAAGCCTAACGTGAGGCCATGCATGCGCTGGGCAATGAGCACCTGAGCAAAGCGGAGTGGCGTACCCGCCTCACGCGCGCGAGAGCGGAACAGGCCGCCCAATCGCACGCCCACGAGGCATTGGCGCTGGTCAGAGCGGTGTCGAAGGTCACAGCCACGACCGTGTGCGCGTACCTGCCCTTCGGCACCGAACCGGGCACGACGGCGCTCGTCGACGCGCTGGCCGCCGGCGGGGCGCGGGTCCTGCTGCCGGTGATCGCCCCGGCCCCCGGTCCGCTGGACTGGGCGGAGTACACCGGCGAGGCCGATCTCGCGCCCGGCCGGCTGCGCGGCGTCCTCGAGCCGGGCGGGAAACGCCTGGGTGTCGCCGCCGTGGGCGCGGCCGAGCTGGTCCTGGTGCCCGCGCTGGCCGTGGACCGGCAGGGTGTCCGCCTGGGCCGCGGCGCCGGGCACTACGATCGCTCGCTGGTGTTCGCCGCGGCCGGGGCGCGCCTGCTCGCCGTCGTCCGCGACGAAGAGCTGGTCGACCGGCTGCCCGGACAACCTCACGACGTGCGGATGAGCGGCGTCTTGACCCCGGGTCGAGGCGTGCTCGAGCTGCCGATGTGAGCAACGAGGAATTGCGTTCGGGGAATGCTTTCAAGCACAATCTAGTTGGCACTCTTGTCGGATGAGTGCCAGCAAAGGAGCCCTCAGTGCCTACGTACCAGTACGCCTGCAAAGAATGCGACCACCGGTTCGAAGCCGTGCAGTCGTTCTCGGACCCCAGCCTGACGGTCTGCCCGCAGTGCTCCGGCCCGCTCCGCAAGGTCTTCAGCTCGGTCGGCGTCGTCTTCAAGGGCAGCGGTTTCTACCGCACCGACTCGCGTGAAGCCAGCAAGTCGAGCACCACCTCGACCCCGGCGAAGAGCGAGGGCAAGAGCGAAGGCAAGTCCGAGTCGAAGCCGGAGACCAAGACGGAGTCGAAGCCCAAGTCCGACTCGGGCTCGGCATCCTCCTCCTCGGGTACGACAAAAACCGCCGCCGCGGCCTCCTGAGCCTGGAGTTATCCACAACACCCCGGTTGTCCACAGGGTGCGGGCAAGGCCCTTCCGGCGGCCCGTCCGCTGCTCCTAACGTCGATCTTGTGCGGCACGTGGCCGCACCCGATCCGACCGAGGAGCACCTGTGGACGTCTTGGCGAAGCTCCGCACACTCGATCTCACCCGCCTGCCGAGCCGGCGGACACGGCTGCTCCGCCGCTGGCTCGCCGTCGGCCTGCTCCTGACCGGGACTCTGCTCGTCGCGCATCCAGGCTCCGCGCGGGGCGCACCGACGACCCCGACCGTCGTCGCGGCGCGCGATCTCCCGTCCGGCGCCACGCTCCGCGCCGCCGACGTCCGGCTGGCCGATTTCCCCGGCGAGACACGCCCGTCCGGGGCCCTGAGCACCCTCGACGCCGCCGCCGGACGGCTGCTGGCGGGTGCCGTCCGCGCCGGTGAACCCCTGACCGACGTCCGGCTGGCGATCACCATCCCCGCTTCGGGTGATCCCGCGACGGCGACCGTGCCGGTCCGGCTCGCCGACGCGGCCGTGGCCGAACTGCTGCGTCCCGGACAGCGCGTCGACGTCGTGGCCGCGCCGGGAGGGTCCGCTTCCGTGCTGGCCAGTGGGGCCACGGTGGTGACGATCTCGTCGCCCGAAGCCGGCTCGGCGCGTCCGACGGCCGGACCGGCCAAGGGACCGCTTGTGCTGCTTCGGCTTCCGGAAGAAGTCGCGACGAGGGTGGCGGCGATTTCACTGGACCGTCCGGTAACGGTTACTCTCCGCTAGCCCGCGTCCGCCGAGACGGGCGACGGCATCCCCCAGGCAGGCTTCGGGGCGGTGGAGCACCGTCCCCGTTCGTGAGGAGAACCAGTGCTCAAGGGTTTCAAGGACTTCCTGATGCGCGGCAACGTCGTCGACCTCGCCGTCGCGGTGGTCATCGGCTCGGCGTTCACGGCCATCGTCACGGCGTTCACCACCGGCCTCATCAAGCCGCTGATCAGCACGATCGGCGGCACGGACGCCGCGCAGGGCCTCGGCTACCAGATCTTCGACAACAACAAAGCCACGTTCCTGGACATCGGCAGCGTGATCAACGCGGCGATCAACTTCGTGCTGGTCGCGGCGGTCGTCTACTTCGTGATCGTGCTGCCGGTGAAGCACGTGCAGGAGCGCCGCAAGCGCGGTCAGGAGCCGGGTCCCTCGGAGCCGACCGACGTCGAGCTGCTCATCGAGATCCGCGACCTGCTGCGGGCTCAGGCCCAGCGCGACGGCGGCCGCGGCTGAGGTCAGCGGTCGTGGTGCGGTGGCCGGTTCTCCCGGTACCAGTCGTCCGGGAGGCCGGTGCGCCGGTCCGGGTCGCGCTCGTCGGAGGTCGTCTCGGGCAGGACGTCCCCGAAGATCTCGTCGACCCGGCGGCGCTGCGCGCTGCCGGCCTGGTGGTCGCGTTCTTGGCCCGGCATGGCCCCAGTGTCCCACGACGCGTTCATTGACAACTCCAGAGCGAAGGAACGCTCTCGCCCGGGCGGTGCCCGTCGCGCGCTGTGGATCCGCAGCGCGCGACCGGGCATCACACCTCTTCGAGGCCCGAAAGCTCGTCGATCACGTGCGGCACGAGCGAGGTCAGGGTCGCCATCCCGTCTCGCACCGCGGAGCGCGAGCCGGCGAGGTTGACCACCAGGGTGCTGCCGGACACGCCCGCGAGCCCTCGCGAGATCCCGGCGTCGACGGCGCCGGCGGCCAGGCCGGACGCGCGGATCGCCTCGCTGATGCCCGGGATGGGCCGGTCGAGCACGCCGGCGGTGGCGTCCGGGGTGTTGTCACGCGGCAGCACACCGGTGCCGCCGACGGTGATCACCAGGTCGGCACCGCCGATCACGGCGGTGTTGAGCGCATTGCGGATACCCACGGACTCGGCCTCGACGACGACCACGCCGTCGACGATGAAGCCCGCTTCTTCGAGCAGCTCGGTCACCAGGGGTCCCGTGCCGTCCTCGTGCTCGCCGTGCGCCACGCGATCGTCCACGATGACCACGAGGGCCCGGCCCAGCCGTTGTGCACTCCGTTCCATGGCGCCCACCGTAGTCGGTTTCGGCGGCCCGCCGCCGGGAGGTGCCCGGCGAGTTCTGACGATTCCGTGACGTGACCGCGCTCGTCGTGACGGCGCCCGGCGCGAGCACCTAGCGTGTCCGTTATGCGCGTACTGGTCACCGGCGGAGCCGGGTTCATCGGGTCACACATCGCCGATCAGCTGGCCGATGCGGGCGACGACGTCGTGGTGCTCGACAACCTGCTCGCCACGGCCCACGGCTCCCGCACACCACCGGCGTACACCGGCAGGCACCGGTTCCTGCGCGGCGACGTGACCGACAGCGAGATCGTCGCGGAGCTGCTGGACGGCGTCGACGCGGTGTGCCACCAGGCGGCCGTCGTCGGGCACGGGATCGACCCGTCGGACGCGCCGTCGTACGCCCTGCACAACGACTACGGCACGGCGGTGCTGCTGGCCGGGATGCACGCGGCCGGCGTGCGGAAGCTGGTGCTGGCCTCGTCGATGGTCGTCTACGGCGAAGGCCGGTACTCGTGCACCGACCACGGCGTCGTGCCGCCGTCGCCGCGCCGGGTGTCCGATGTGGACGCAGGGCGGTTCGAGCCGCGCTGCCCGGCCTGCGGCACCGAGCTGGCCTGGCAGCTGGTGCCCGAAGACGCGCCGCTGAACCCCCGCAGCACCTACGCGGCCACGAAGCTGGCGCAGGAACACCTGGCCGGCGCGTGGGCCCGGCAGACCGGCGGCAGCGTCTGGGCGATGCGCTACCACAACGTCTACGGCCCGCGGATGCCCCAGAACACCCCGTACGCCGGCGTCGCGTCCCTGTTCCGCTCGGCGCTGGTCCGCGGCGAAGCCCCGCTGGTGCTGGAGGACGGCCGTCAGCAGCGCGACTTCGTGCACGTCCACGACGTCGCGCGGGCCAACGTGCTCGCCCTCCACACGCCCGGCCCGGCGGGCGACAGCACCCCGGTCAACGTCTGCTCCGGCACCCCGCACACCGTCGGCGAGCTGGCCGGGGAGCTGGCGCGGGCGTGCGACGGTCCGGCGCCGCGGGTCGTCGGCGGAGCCCGGGCCGCGGACGTCCGGCACGTCGTCGCCGACCCCGCGCGGGCCCGGGAGCTGCTCGGGTTCACCGCGGAAGTCGGGTTCGCCACCGGGATCGACGGCTTCGCGACGGCGGAACTGCGGGACCCGGTTTCGGTCTGACGGGACTGGCTCGGCGGCCGTCGCACTTGTTCCGGTCATGCACCGGATCACCGTGGGCGACTACACGGTCGAAGCGCTGACCGACGGCCTGTGCCGGATCCCGATCCCGTTCTTCCCCGGACTGGACCCGGCCGAGCACCCCGAGGTCCTCGACCCGGACGGCACCGTGCACGTGCCGATCGGCGCATTCCTGGTCCGCGGCCAGGGCCGCACGATCCTGGTCGACACCGGGTTCGGCCCACGCGAAACCGGCTTCCCGCACGGCGTCACACCGGCCGCGGGCGACCCGACGCCACCGATGGGCGAAGGCGGCGACCTCCTCGCAGCGCTGGCCAAGGCGGGCACGGCACCCGAGGACGTCGACACGGTGTTCGTCACGCACCTGCACTCGGACCACATGGGCTGGCTGGCGCCGGAGAGCACGCCGGCGTTCGCCCGCGTCGGGCTGGAGGCGGTGCACACGGCCGGGAGCATCGAGGCGATCCACGGCGAAGCCGTCCCGCTGGCCCCCGGCGTCACCGCACGCCACGCGCCGGGCCACACCCCCGGGCACTACGTCCTCGACGTCGAAGCGGACGACGAGCGGCTGATCCTGCTGGGCGACGTCATCCACGCACCGGTGCAGCTGCGCGACGACCGGATCCACTTCATCGCCGACCACGACCCGACCGAGGCGGCGCGCACCCGCAGGCGCTGGCTGGACGAGGCCGAGCGCACGTCGGCGGTGATCGCCCCGGCCCACTTCCCCGGCCTGGAGTTCCTCCGCCTCGGCCCGGGCCGGACCCCGGTCGCCGTCCAAGGCTTCACTTCGCAGACGCGGTAACCGTCTTGGTACTGGCGGACTTCCACGTGCCGGCTCGCTGTCTCGCGGCCGCCGCCGGTCTGCGCGGAGCCGGTCATCGTGGCGTCGCGCACGGCCGTCTCCACCGCGCCGGGTCCCAGCGCCGCCTGCGCTCCACGCGCGGCAAGCACCAGCATCATCAAGCCGGGCGAGCCGGCCAGCCCGCAGCTCGAGTTCGACACCGCGCCCCAGCCGCCGGGAGGCGCGTAGCCGGTACCGCTGCAGCCGGCGGCGCAAAAGCAGGTGCCGCGGCGGCCGGCACTCGGATCAGCCGGCAGTCCCACCGATGGGGGTGTCACCCATCTCTACGACATCGCCAGCGGCAGGCGGACTTCGAACCGG
This genomic window contains:
- the glp gene encoding gephyrin-like molybdotransferase Glp; the protein is MTESLDEARPEVAEDEEAEFRSVESQIAMTLDAAVRPRPVRVAISEAQGLLCAEEVVAEHALPGFDQAAVDGYAVRSVDVRTAGQEPVQLPVVGEIAAGSRQPRRLQPGQAVRVDTGAPLPTLADAVVPLAYTDGHQAKVTVHRSVPSAGYVRRAGEDVQIGDVAVRSGDTIGSAQVGLLAAVGRAKVLVYPRPRVSIVSVGDELVDIDRTPSVGQVYDVNSYALAAAARDAGAEVSRVGIVSSEPKRLREIVEGRLLMSEIVVVAGGAGGSTGDEVHSALSDLGRIDATRIAMHPGSVQGFGRLGPDSVPTFLLPGNPMSALVVFEVLVRPLIRAARGTRNPHRRIVGARLLSPITSTEGRRGFLRGQLLRDEANGEYLVQPLGQSGAHLLASLAEANCLINVPEEMTEVAAGEQVQVTFLAQRA
- a CDS encoding UTP--glucose-1-phosphate uridylyltransferase; the protein is MTGAATSKTFRTAIVPAAGLGTRFLPATKAVPKELLPVVDTPGIELVAAEAAAAGAERLVIVTSPGKEAVVKYFEEQPELEANLEAKGKTELLAKVRRGPALLAVETAIQEQALGLGHAVAQAEPNLTPEDEAVAVLLPDDIVLPAGVLERMSEVRAKHGGSVLCAFDIPKAEISPYGVFDVSDTGEDDVKQVHGMVEKPKPEDAPSTFAAAGRYLLDRAIFDALKRITPGSGGELQLTDAVALLITEGHPVHIVVHRGGRHDLGNPGGFLRAAVDFALETPEYGPSLRAWLTERIGTDRP
- a CDS encoding 5-formyltetrahydrofolate cyclo-ligase, producing the protein MHALGNEHLSKAEWRTRLTRARAEQAAQSHAHEALALVRAVSKVTATTVCAYLPFGTEPGTTALVDALAAGGARVLLPVIAPAPGPLDWAEYTGEADLAPGRLRGVLEPGGKRLGVAAVGAAELVLVPALAVDRQGVRLGRGAGHYDRSLVFAAAGARLLAVVRDEELVDRLPGQPHDVRMSGVLTPGRGVLELPM
- a CDS encoding FmdB family zinc ribbon protein: MPTYQYACKECDHRFEAVQSFSDPSLTVCPQCSGPLRKVFSSVGVVFKGSGFYRTDSREASKSSTTSTPAKSEGKSEGKSESKPETKTESKPKSDSGSASSSSGTTKTAAAAS
- a CDS encoding SAF domain-containing protein; the encoded protein is MDVLAKLRTLDLTRLPSRRTRLLRRWLAVGLLLTGTLLVAHPGSARGAPTTPTVVAARDLPSGATLRAADVRLADFPGETRPSGALSTLDAAAGRLLAGAVRAGEPLTDVRLAITIPASGDPATATVPVRLADAAVAELLRPGQRVDVVAAPGGSASVLASGATVVTISSPEAGSARPTAGPAKGPLVLLRLPEEVATRVAAISLDRPVTVTLR
- the mscL gene encoding large-conductance mechanosensitive channel protein MscL, coding for MLKGFKDFLMRGNVVDLAVAVVIGSAFTAIVTAFTTGLIKPLISTIGGTDAAQGLGYQIFDNNKATFLDIGSVINAAINFVLVAAVVYFVIVLPVKHVQERRKRGQEPGPSEPTDVELLIEIRDLLRAQAQRDGGRG
- a CDS encoding molybdenum cofactor biosynthesis protein B; this encodes MERSAQRLGRALVVIVDDRVAHGEHEDGTGPLVTELLEEAGFIVDGVVVVEAESVGIRNALNTAVIGGADLVITVGGTGVLPRDNTPDATAGVLDRPIPGISEAIRASGLAAGAVDAGISRGLAGVSGSTLVVNLAGSRSAVRDGMATLTSLVPHVIDELSGLEEV
- a CDS encoding NAD-dependent epimerase/dehydratase family protein, whose product is MRVLVTGGAGFIGSHIADQLADAGDDVVVLDNLLATAHGSRTPPAYTGRHRFLRGDVTDSEIVAELLDGVDAVCHQAAVVGHGIDPSDAPSYALHNDYGTAVLLAGMHAAGVRKLVLASSMVVYGEGRYSCTDHGVVPPSPRRVSDVDAGRFEPRCPACGTELAWQLVPEDAPLNPRSTYAATKLAQEHLAGAWARQTGGSVWAMRYHNVYGPRMPQNTPYAGVASLFRSALVRGEAPLVLEDGRQQRDFVHVHDVARANVLALHTPGPAGDSTPVNVCSGTPHTVGELAGELARACDGPAPRVVGGARAADVRHVVADPARARELLGFTAEVGFATGIDGFATAELRDPVSV
- a CDS encoding MBL fold metallo-hydrolase, whose product is MHRITVGDYTVEALTDGLCRIPIPFFPGLDPAEHPEVLDPDGTVHVPIGAFLVRGQGRTILVDTGFGPRETGFPHGVTPAAGDPTPPMGEGGDLLAALAKAGTAPEDVDTVFVTHLHSDHMGWLAPESTPAFARVGLEAVHTAGSIEAIHGEAVPLAPGVTARHAPGHTPGHYVLDVEADDERLILLGDVIHAPVQLRDDRIHFIADHDPTEAARTRRRWLDEAERTSAVIAPAHFPGLEFLRLGPGRTPVAVQGFTSQTR